A genomic region of Thermovirga sp. contains the following coding sequences:
- a CDS encoding adenylate kinase yields the protein MRVIFLGSPGAGKGTQAAVLKDRYGFAHLSTGDILRENVKDGTPLGKTARQYMDTGRLVPDDVIIAMMEERLRKPDCGRGFILDGFPRTVPQAEALDRLLVKMGITLDGVILFEIPRQLVIDRLTGRRVCGSCGEIYNVNYKSPKIPGICDRCGGELFQRDDDREEVVVKRLEVYEKQTAPLIRYYEEKGQLVRVDAGQEGSLVVMAIEKAMGL from the coding sequence ATGAGAGTAATCTTCCTCGGATCGCCCGGCGCGGGAAAGGGGACGCAGGCAGCCGTTCTCAAGGACCGTTATGGTTTCGCCCACCTATCGACGGGCGACATCTTGAGAGAGAATGTCAAGGACGGGACCCCTCTGGGTAAGACCGCCAGGCAGTACATGGACACGGGCAGGCTGGTACCCGACGATGTGATTATCGCCATGATGGAGGAACGTCTCCGGAAACCGGACTGTGGCAGGGGATTCATCCTGGACGGGTTTCCCAGGACGGTCCCCCAGGCCGAGGCCCTGGACCGCCTGCTTGTGAAGATGGGAATCACCCTCGACGGGGTCATACTCTTCGAGATTCCCAGGCAGCTCGTCATCGATCGGCTGACCGGCAGGAGGGTCTGCGGGAGTTGCGGCGAGATCTACAACGTGAATTACAAAAGCCCCAAGATCCCCGGGATCTGTGACCGTTGCGGCGGTGAGTTGTTCCAGAGGGACGACGACAGGGAAGAGGTCGTCGTCAAAAGGCTGGAGGTCTACGAGAAACAGACGGCTCCGCTGATCCGCTACTACGAGGAGAAGGGGCAACTCGTCCGGGTGGACGCCGGCCAGGAAGGCTCCCTTGTCGTCATGGCAATCGAGAAGGCCATGGGGTTATAG
- the secY gene encoding preprotein translocase subunit SecY: protein MLDAFRDAFRLPDLKRKILFTMGVLFLFRLGTHIPTPGIDAGAMASLFDQGGVLGFLDLFAGGALRRFSVFALGVAPYINASIVMQLLVVVFPALEKIQKEGEQGRKKIVQYTRIGTVFFATVQAIGMTFWLRNLGVFSGGWMGFLAAVFTVTAGSLVVMWLGEEISDHGIGNGISLLIFAGIVARLPEAVIRTWNLVRMGEMNVLVVTLALVLMLVVIAGCVLLQEGQRRLPVQYAKRVVGNKVYGGQSTFIPLKVNQAGVIPIIFASSVLLFPLTIVRFFSGNVSMMIQRFLSPDSLVYMTLYVVLIIFFSYFYTAVVFDPNDTAENMKKYGGFVLGIRPGKPTAEYIEKVMSRITLGGAVFLAAVALLPTLMTRLMGITTFYFGGTAVLIVVGVALDTVHQVEAQLLMRHYEGILKRSKGKTAGLLKF from the coding sequence GTGCTGGACGCATTCAGGGATGCTTTCAGGTTGCCCGACCTCAAGAGGAAGATACTTTTCACCATGGGAGTTCTCTTCCTCTTCCGCCTCGGTACACATATTCCCACGCCGGGCATCGATGCCGGCGCCATGGCCAGCCTCTTCGATCAGGGCGGGGTGCTCGGGTTCCTCGACCTCTTCGCCGGTGGCGCCCTCAGGAGATTCAGCGTTTTCGCGTTGGGGGTGGCACCCTACATCAACGCCAGCATCGTTATGCAACTGCTGGTGGTGGTGTTTCCTGCCCTGGAAAAGATCCAGAAAGAAGGAGAGCAGGGCAGGAAGAAGATCGTCCAGTACACCCGGATCGGCACGGTGTTCTTCGCCACCGTCCAGGCCATAGGCATGACTTTCTGGCTCAGGAACCTGGGCGTTTTCTCAGGGGGGTGGATGGGCTTCCTGGCCGCGGTCTTCACGGTCACGGCTGGCTCCCTGGTCGTCATGTGGCTGGGGGAGGAGATCTCCGACCACGGGATAGGCAACGGCATCTCCCTCCTGATTTTCGCAGGGATCGTGGCCAGGCTGCCGGAGGCCGTGATCAGGACCTGGAATCTTGTAAGGATGGGCGAGATGAACGTCCTTGTCGTGACCCTGGCCCTTGTCCTGATGCTCGTGGTCATCGCTGGTTGCGTTCTTCTCCAGGAGGGACAGAGGAGGCTTCCCGTCCAGTACGCGAAGAGAGTCGTGGGCAACAAGGTCTACGGAGGGCAGAGCACCTTCATACCCCTGAAGGTAAACCAGGCCGGCGTCATACCGATAATATTCGCGTCGTCGGTGCTGCTGTTCCCCTTGACCATCGTCCGTTTCTTTTCGGGGAACGTGTCGATGATGATCCAGCGTTTTCTGTCGCCCGATAGCCTTGTCTACATGACGTTGTACGTGGTTCTTATCATTTTCTTCTCCTACTTCTATACCGCGGTCGTCTTCGATCCCAACGATACGGCCGAGAACATGAAGAAGTACGGGGGCTTTGTCCTGGGTATCAGGCCGGGTAAACCGACGGCCGAGTACATCGAGAAGGTGATGTCGAGGATCACCCTCGGCGGTGCCGTCTTCCTTGCCGCCGTTGCCCTGCTGCCGACCCTGATGACACGCCTCATGGGGATCACCACCTTCTACTTTGGGGGGACCGCCGTCCTGATCGTGGTTGGCGTGGCCCTCGATACGGTCCACCAGGTCGAGGCCCAGCTCCTGATGAGGCATTACGAGGGCATCCTGAAGCGGTCAAAGGGAAAGACCGCCGGGCTCCTCAAGTTCTAA
- the rplO gene encoding 50S ribosomal protein L15 — MGIHELRPAPGSRRKPKRLGQGTASGKGRTAGKGTKGQKARSGGGVRPGFEGGQMPLTRRIPKRGFSNARFKKTFQLVNVGSIDDHFENGGEVGIPEMVMAGLIRSANKPVKVLGNGEVSRTLTVKANAFSAQAVAKIEAAGGKTEVI; from the coding sequence GTGGGAATTCATGAGCTCCGGCCCGCTCCTGGGTCGAGGAGAAAACCGAAAAGATTGGGACAGGGTACGGCATCCGGCAAGGGCAGGACCGCCGGCAAGGGTACCAAGGGTCAGAAAGCCAGAAGCGGCGGAGGGGTTCGTCCCGGTTTCGAGGGCGGGCAGATGCCCCTTACGAGAAGGATCCCCAAGCGGGGTTTCAGTAACGCCAGGTTCAAAAAGACCTTTCAACTGGTGAACGTGGGAAGCATCGACGACCATTTCGAGAATGGCGGCGAGGTGGGCATTCCCGAGATGGTGATGGCCGGGCTCATCCGTAGCGCCAATAAACCGGTGAAGGTGCTGGGTAACGGCGAGGTTTCCAGGACACTGACCGTGAAGGCCAACGCCTTCAGCGCCCAGGCGGTGGCCAAGATAGAGGCTGCAGGCGGGAAGACCGAGGTGATCTAG
- the rpmD gene encoding 50S ribosomal protein L30 yields the protein MAKLRITLRKSTIGRLPRQGATVRALGLRKIRQTVIHEDTPQIRGMIATVEHLVDWEIVGE from the coding sequence ATGGCCAAGCTGAGGATAACGCTCAGGAAGAGCACCATAGGCCGCCTCCCTCGCCAGGGAGCGACGGTGCGGGCCTTGGGCCTGAGGAAGATCAGGCAGACCGTAATACATGAAGACACTCCCCAGATCCGAGGGATGATAGCCACGGTAGAGCACCTCGTGGACTGGGAGATCGTAGGAGAATAG
- the rpsE gene encoding 30S ribosomal protein S5 has protein sequence MRVKEGGPKGQEMLERVVSINRVSKVVKGGKRFRFSVLVVVGDGMQNVGVGIGKAREISEAVRKGIEKAKKEQVELKRVGSSIPHDIVGRFGAAEVLLKPAVPGTGVIAAGAVRAIMELGGVSDVVTKVIGRTSNPVNVAYATMEALRGLRSPAEVMRLRGKEVRQPQEA, from the coding sequence ATGAGGGTCAAGGAAGGCGGTCCGAAGGGCCAGGAAATGCTCGAAAGAGTCGTTTCCATAAATCGAGTGAGCAAGGTTGTGAAGGGCGGCAAGAGGTTCCGATTCAGCGTCCTCGTGGTTGTCGGCGACGGCATGCAGAATGTTGGCGTAGGCATCGGTAAAGCCAGGGAGATCTCCGAGGCCGTCCGAAAGGGCATCGAGAAGGCCAAGAAGGAGCAGGTCGAACTGAAAAGGGTCGGCAGCAGCATCCCCCACGATATAGTGGGACGATTTGGCGCTGCCGAGGTCCTTCTCAAACCGGCCGTTCCCGGGACGGGCGTTATCGCAGCGGGTGCGGTCCGGGCTATCATGGAGCTGGGCGGCGTCAGCGACGTGGTGACCAAGGTGATCGGCAGGACCTCGAACCCGGTCAACGTGGCCTATGCCACTATGGAAGCTCTCAGGGGACTCCGCTCTCCGGCGGAGGTCATGCGGCTTCGCGGCAAGGAAGTCCGCCAGCCCCAGGAAGCATAG
- a CDS encoding 50S ribosomal protein L18, with protein MKKRTRNDMRLIRHRRLRKTLSGTGERPRLAVFRSLNHLYAQIIDDTRGHTLASASTLEKSVKASEEGADDFEVAKAVGRVVAERALEKGITQVLFDRGGHLYHGKVKALADAAREAGLKF; from the coding sequence ATGAAAAAGAGAACCAGGAATGATATGCGATTGATCAGGCATCGCCGCCTCCGCAAAACCCTTTCGGGTACCGGGGAGCGCCCGCGCCTTGCCGTATTCCGCAGTCTGAACCACCTGTATGCCCAGATCATAGATGATACCAGGGGCCATACGCTGGCGTCCGCTTCGACGCTGGAAAAGAGCGTAAAAGCCAGCGAGGAAGGCGCCGATGATTTTGAGGTCGCCAAGGCCGTGGGCAGGGTCGTTGCCGAAAGGGCCCTGGAAAAGGGCATCACCCAGGTTCTTTTCGACCGCGGTGGTCACTTGTATCATGGCAAGGTCAAGGCCCTGGCGGACGCGGCCCGTGAAGCCGGCCTGAAGTTCTAA
- the rplF gene encoding 50S ribosomal protein L6 encodes MSRIGRKLIDIPPGVTLSIDDEKVKVKGPKGELSVNLVPGIDVSVEDNAVKVTRQGDDKKTRAYHGMMRALVNNLVQGVSTGFERRLEIIGIGWRAQMQGNTLVMNLGFSHPVEYDPPKGVEITTDGPTKITVKGIDKQAVGQTAAVIRGFRPPEPYKGKGIRYVGEHVIRKAGKAGA; translated from the coding sequence GTGTCGAGAATAGGCAGAAAACTGATCGATATACCCCCTGGTGTGACCCTTTCGATCGATGACGAAAAAGTCAAGGTCAAGGGACCCAAGGGCGAACTCTCGGTGAACCTCGTCCCGGGGATAGACGTCTCCGTCGAGGATAACGCCGTCAAGGTCACCCGGCAGGGTGATGACAAGAAAACAAGGGCCTATCACGGGATGATGAGGGCGTTGGTCAACAACCTCGTCCAGGGAGTCAGCACCGGCTTCGAGAGGCGACTCGAGATCATAGGGATCGGCTGGCGCGCCCAGATGCAGGGCAACACCCTGGTCATGAACCTCGGCTTCTCCCACCCGGTGGAGTACGATCCTCCCAAGGGAGTGGAGATCACCACCGACGGTCCCACGAAGATCACCGTGAAGGGGATAGATAAACAGGCCGTCGGGCAGACGGCAGCGGTCATCAGGGGCTTCAGGCCTCCCGAGCCCTACAAGGGCAAGGGGATCAGGTACGTCGGCGAGCATGTTATCCGGAAGGCCGGCAAGGCCGGAGCCTAG
- the rpsH gene encoding 30S ribosomal protein S8 yields MYVNDPIGDMLTRIRNANMVYHETVDMPLSKVKLAIAKIFKEEGYVKNFKVVNDPKKPYATLRLYLSYGPQRERVIQGLRRISKPGRRIYVRKDELPSVMKGLGTAVISTSKGMMPEAEARKLGLGGEVVCFIW; encoded by the coding sequence ATGTATGTGAATGACCCTATAGGGGACATGCTCACGCGCATCCGGAACGCCAACATGGTCTACCATGAAACGGTTGATATGCCCCTCAGCAAGGTCAAGCTGGCCATCGCCAAGATCTTCAAGGAAGAGGGTTATGTCAAGAATTTCAAGGTTGTCAACGACCCCAAAAAGCCCTACGCGACACTGAGGCTATACCTTTCCTACGGCCCCCAAAGGGAGCGCGTGATCCAGGGTCTCAGGAGGATCAGCAAACCGGGACGCAGGATCTATGTCCGCAAGGACGAACTCCCCAGTGTCATGAAGGGGCTCGGTACTGCCGTCATATCGACCTCCAAGGGCATGATGCCCGAAGCTGAGGCTCGCAAACTGGGCCTTGGCGGAGAAGTCGTCTGCTTCATCTGGTAG
- a CDS encoding type Z 30S ribosomal protein S14 gives MARKAMRIKATREPKYKVRSYTRCPLCGRVHAYMRQFNMCRCCFRKLAREGKIPGVVKSSW, from the coding sequence ATGGCTCGAAAAGCCATGAGGATCAAGGCCACGAGAGAGCCCAAGTACAAGGTAAGGTCATATACTCGGTGTCCTCTCTGTGGTCGTGTCCATGCCTACATGAGGCAATTCAATATGTGCCGTTGTTGCTTCCGGAAGCTGGCCCGGGAAGGCAAAATCCCCGGTGTGGTCAAGTCCAGCTGGTAG
- the rplE gene encoding 50S ribosomal protein L5 produces MPRLADFYKKEITGRLQKEFGYSNVMEVPRIQKVVVNIGVGEAKVDFKFMESSIAELRTITGQQPTMKRARKSVAGFKLREGMPVGCSVTLRGARMWEFLDRLISLALPRIKDFQGLSPKGFDGHGNYNLGLREQLIFPEIDYDKVIRIRGMNISIVSTAKTDEEAMSLLQALGMPFAR; encoded by the coding sequence ATGCCGCGTCTGGCGGATTTTTACAAGAAGGAGATCACGGGACGACTGCAGAAGGAGTTCGGGTATTCCAACGTGATGGAAGTCCCCCGGATCCAGAAGGTCGTAGTGAATATAGGGGTGGGAGAGGCCAAGGTGGACTTCAAGTTCATGGAGTCGTCCATCGCGGAGCTTCGCACCATTACGGGACAACAGCCCACGATGAAAAGAGCCAGGAAGTCCGTGGCGGGCTTCAAGCTCCGTGAGGGGATGCCCGTCGGGTGTTCCGTGACGCTTCGGGGGGCGAGGATGTGGGAGTTCCTCGACAGGCTCATATCCCTCGCGCTGCCGAGGATTAAGGACTTCCAGGGTTTGTCGCCCAAGGGGTTTGACGGCCATGGGAACTACAACCTCGGCCTGAGAGAGCAACTGATCTTCCCCGAGATCGACTACGACAAGGTGATCCGCATCAGGGGGATGAACATATCCATTGTTTCCACGGCTAAAACGGATGAAGAGGCTATGAGCCTGCTCCAGGCTCTTGGGATGCCTTTCGCCCGGTAA
- a CDS encoding 50S ribosomal protein L24, which translates to MRIRKGDRVKVISGKDKGKEGKVLRCFPTRDLLLVEGVNTVSKHVKPSAKNPQSGIVKQEAPVYSSKVQLVCTTCGAATRVGRAFLEDGRKVRFCKKCGEIIDKV; encoded by the coding sequence ATCAGGATACGCAAAGGAGACCGGGTGAAGGTCATCTCCGGGAAGGACAAGGGGAAAGAGGGAAAAGTCCTTCGCTGCTTCCCGACCAGGGACCTGTTGCTGGTGGAGGGGGTAAACACGGTCTCGAAGCATGTCAAACCTTCCGCCAAGAACCCGCAAAGCGGGATAGTCAAGCAGGAGGCCCCCGTATACTCCAGCAAGGTTCAGCTCGTCTGCACGACCTGCGGTGCTGCGACCCGGGTCGGAAGGGCCTTCCTTGAGGACGGACGCAAGGTCCGTTTCTGCAAGAAGTGCGGCGAGATCATCGATAAGGTGTAA
- the rplN gene encoding 50S ribosomal protein L14: MIQLRTVMKVADNSGAKKIMCIQVLGGSRKRYASIGDIVVASVKEAIPNSNAGKGDVVKAVIVRTKKEVRRKDGSYVRFDDNAAVLIDNNGDPRGTRIFGPVARELREKRFMRIVSLAPEVV, encoded by the coding sequence ATGATCCAGCTCCGTACGGTGATGAAGGTCGCCGACAACTCAGGCGCCAAGAAGATCATGTGCATCCAGGTCCTAGGAGGGAGCAGGAAACGTTACGCCTCCATCGGCGATATAGTGGTCGCTTCCGTGAAGGAAGCCATACCCAACAGCAATGCCGGCAAGGGCGACGTGGTAAAAGCCGTGATCGTCAGGACTAAAAAAGAAGTCCGCCGAAAGGACGGTTCCTATGTCAGGTTCGACGACAACGCGGCCGTTCTCATAGACAACAACGGTGATCCGAGGGGCACGAGGATCTTTGGCCCCGTAGCCCGCGAGCTCAGGGAAAAGCGGTTCATGAGGATCGTTTCCCTTGCTCCGGAAGTGGTCTAG
- the rpsQ gene encoding 30S ribosomal protein S17: MNERTISRKTRVGTVVSDRMTKTVVVKVDRMAKHSLYGKPVLRSKKFMAHDEEETCRIGDKIRIEETRPLSRHKRWQVVEIIERAPILGGSQDKEA, encoded by the coding sequence ATGAACGAAAGGACCATCTCAAGAAAGACACGGGTAGGCACCGTCGTCAGCGACCGGATGACCAAGACGGTCGTCGTCAAGGTAGACCGCATGGCCAAGCACTCCCTTTACGGCAAGCCCGTTTTGAGGAGCAAGAAATTCATGGCCCATGACGAGGAAGAGACCTGCCGCATCGGGGACAAGATCAGGATCGAGGAAACTCGCCCCTTGAGTCGCCACAAGCGATGGCAGGTTGTCGAGATAATCGAAAGAGCTCCGATCCTCGGCGGCAGCCAGGATAAGGAGGCGTAA
- the rpmC gene encoding 50S ribosomal protein L29, which yields MNARELRELSLEELSDKHKQFKEELFNLRFQHAIGQLGNTGRIGDVKRSIARVLTVMREKEIGLKRPV from the coding sequence ATGAACGCCAGGGAACTTCGCGAGTTGTCTCTAGAGGAATTGAGCGACAAGCACAAGCAGTTCAAGGAAGAACTTTTCAACCTCCGATTCCAGCATGCCATTGGGCAGTTGGGGAATACCGGGCGCATCGGTGATGTAAAACGATCCATCGCCAGGGTGCTCACCGTCATGAGGGAGAAGGAGATCGGGCTGAAACGCCCGGTGTAG